CTTGAAGCGACCGGAAAGTGCGATGGATGAACCCACTATTCTTCGGCTTGATCCTACAATAGACGTCCTCGATCCTTTGCCAATACCGTTTACCGGTTTGATCGGTGCCGGTGGTTGCATCCATTCCCACAGCCGCCCAAGCACGAACCAAGAGGACATCTTCCGGCTCGGTGTAGTTTGTCGACCGCGCGTGTGGGCGGGAAGCGGCGGTGAATGCCTCCTCCCCTATCtcggccacctcctcctcgtcatccccTTCATCCTCCTCATCTTCCTCCTTTTCCTCCAAGTCGTCACCAACCCTAAAGGGGTCTAGGGGCGGAGCTCCGAGGTCCACCTCCGCGTTTTGGAGGAGGTCCATGAACGAGGATGGGGTTGCCATTTCCTCGAACACCTCGTGCGCGGCGGGAGGAGgttcggcgacggcggcgggcggggCCGCGGGCTTGTTCCGCTGCGCGGGCTTCTTCCGCGGCTTGGTCACGGCCGGGGACGAGCCGGCGACCTTGGAGGCCGCCCCTCGCGGCCCATGAGAGGCCGCCTTCGGCCGGCTCTTCTTGGTGGCCGGGGCGGGCGCCGGGGCGGTGACGGTGGCCGGGGCGGGAGCCAGGGAGGCGGCAGGAGGAGGTGCGaggcccgcccgccgccgcttgGCCCCGACGTGGGTCGCCGCCACCACGTCGGCCACAGTCGGgtgggcgggggcgggggcgggcgCCGGGGTGGGCGAGGCGGGTGGGGCGGGCGTGGCGGGCGGGGGtgccgcggcggcggggccctCCATGGCCGGCGCGGCAggaggcggcgggaggcggcgggaggaggaggccgggagGAGGAGGCAGTTGGCTCCCGCGCGAGAGAGGAGGAGAAGTGCGGGTTGGGGGAGATTTTCCTCTCAACCCCTACTTCTTCAGGTTGCAAAGTGGTTTGAGGGTTGGACCTTTAATTTTTTTTACGGGTTTGAGGGTTTAGAGGTTCTAGTCTACGGCGTTTTTTCAGCGAAAACTGTAAAAAAGCGGTTATTTTTAGGGGTTTGAGGGTTTGAGGGCTCTACTAGTAATGCTCTTAGTACTCTTACTAGAAGTGAAAGTGCGCTTTGCTGTGTCGTTGAATTTCAGTAACCAATTGAGTGCAGTACACAACCATCAGGGAATTCGGAAATTTTGGATACTGTAATATATAATATATGTGAACTCTATGGAAAGAGTATAACTAAATTTGAGATCTGGTCTTTATTTAAAAGAAAAATACTCAGAAACCATCCATCTTGTTGTAACACTTGACATTCCAGGGATTTTCCCAGTAAGCTATTATATGCATATGTCCAATCACCggagattccattagtacaattTTGATTCTGCGGAACACAAGAGGACCTGATCCCATGGATTTCATTGATCTTCACTGTGATTGCCGTTAAAGCGCAATGAGGAGCAGCAGGCAGATTCAAAGGCTTCAGTTGAGCGAGCAACAAGTTGTCCACCATGAGTGCATTAAAGCAGTAATTATGTACAGACAAACATTGGCAAGAAGTGTTCATGGAAGTATTAGCATTAGCATAAGAGATAACCGAGTGAACAATTGTGTGAGTTTTAATATGTGAACATTTCTTCATTTCCAGATGCGTAATATAAGGCACAAGACATAAAAAGATCTGAATGAGAGCTCACATTTGTTACCATGACTTGGAGGCATTTTAGAAGAAGTTCGATCTTTTGTCAGTTAACCCAACTAATAACTAGGCAAAATAGCTTCGGATTGTGACAAAAGAACATGAgttcaacattttcaaagttaCAGTGATCATAGAGTTCCAAGTTCAAGGATAGCATCGATTCTTCTACGAATTTGCAATATAGTAGCAAGAGATAAACAAAATTCTGATCGATTGGTAAAATGTTTTTGTTTTCCCAATCAGTCTGGTGGTTCACATAGGTTGTGCAGAGTGATTAACGCTTGCGaaaatatataataaatattTTGAGCAAATATTAGAATTACTTTTGTAACCTAATATTACATGCTTATGTACATTATTTCAAAACTAACTGGACAAAAGAGAGCAAGTAGTATTCTAAAAATCCACAAGAACACAAGTAACTGAACGCTACCAGAAGCACACACACATGGACATTGTCAAGTGAATGGggtaatataagaaaaaatgtaGAATTACTGCAATTTCTAATTCTCCATCAGATAAACAGATCTTTAGTAACAAAATACAAAGCACGACGGGTCTTGCTACTACTACTGGTAAGGATTCAATTACGTAGTGCAATCCAAACTTTGTATTTATGCTCACATAGTGAAACCTCGTTCCTATTGTCAGTCATACCAGAATAACCATAATAAAAGAACTGCATTCCTTAGTAATGCTAATTCAGTACATCATCCGTAGCCAAACCAAAGTTGGTTAATTTAGTGTTCTAACTACTGAATGAAACAAAAAATATACAGTTAAGAAGTAGCGTAAAATATTTTAAGGTCATTGGAGAAAGATGCAGAAACAAAGACAGTGAAAAGAACATACTTTCTATTATGCAGTGAGATATATGTATCAAATTCATCTTCCATTGAGCATTTTTGTTATATGTTTAGCTCATGATGCACTCAGTTCGAAGAGTATCGAAATCCTTATTTCATGATGCAAAAGTATGCacctgtaggatcgaaagtatgtatagaggggggtgattagactacttgaccaaataaaaccTAACCTTTTCCTAATTTTAGTTGTAGGCAGATtttagcaattctagcaagtCAAGTATCcccctacacatgcaattctaagagtgtagtagcgaaaagtaaaacattgcacatgtaAGTAAAGGAGGGGTTTGGAGATTTCAAACGCAATGAAGAAACGatgatttttggcgtggttccgataggtagtgctatcgtacgtccacgttgatggagacttcaacccatggaGGATAACGActgcgcgagtccacagagggctccacccatgaagggttcACGAAGAACCAACCTTATCTATTTCACCATGGCTTCCGTCCACGAAGGActagcctcactcgggtagatctttaGAAAGTaagcgatctccttgcccttacaaactccttggttcaactccacacgATCTTGGAGGCttccaagtgacacctaaccaatctaggagacaccactctccaaaaggtaatagttgttgtgttggtgatgaactccttgctcttgtgcttcaaatgatagtctcctcaacactcaatctctctctctctctcacataGATTTGGCTTGGGTAGGAGAAGGAttggagtggaaagcaacttgaagaggctagaaatcaaggttcaaatggtaggGATGGAATCTCTTGATCTGAACACATGAgcaggtggttctctctcagaaaatgaatggtggaagttgtttttcgttctgatggctctcttagAGAGTACGTGGTGGTGGAGGGGTATAAATAGGCAGCAccaaaaatccaaccgttacaagcttttgaccaaactcggtgggaccggagtgataatctcggtgagaccgactaGTGCAAAAGACTTGACCGTTGGCAttttcggtgagaccgattatACCATCTCGGTGGGAGCGAAGTGtaaggtgatacgtctccaacgtatctataatatttgattgttctatgctgtaatattatcatttttggatgttttacaatcattttatattattttttgggactaacctattgacatagtgcccagtgccagttgctgttttctgcttgttttttacatcacaggaaatcaataccaaacggagtccaaacgcaatgaaactttttgtggattttttctggaccagaagacacatcttgggccaaagaagtaccagaggggtgctccgaggggagcacaacccaccagggcgcgcctgggggcccaggcacgcccaggtgggttgtgcccacctcggtggcctcccgcaccgcctctttgctgcattatttatttatttattttatctcacgTTCCCGCgtgatctatttatccaatctactactcCCTCTATCctaaaataagtgactcaactttgtattaactttagtacaaagttgagtcacttattttgagacggaggaagtacaatttacctatctttttacccgtgagggattgaacacctctcttacgtcgggttgcaagtatttgttctttgtgtgcaggagctgtttacgtggttctcctactagttcgataaccttggtctcatcactgagtgaaatacctaccgtagctatgctgcatcatcccttcctctttggggaaataccgacgtagttcaagccgcatcaaaaggaatttctggcgccgttgccggggagacatcatcaacatcttccagattcctaatcacaaatctcatctccttgtaatttacattatttgccatttgcctctcgttttcctctcccccacttcacaaaaaaattccattttattcaccctctttttcgttcgccgtttcctcgttagatctatcttttttgcttgtaatcatgagtgatttcggtatggcagaaacagatgatagcctaactcctaaaattggatgatctggcaatctggatgctaaaacttttgtttTGGGGTAAGGGAATGTTATACGAGAAGagcgtatccaagaatttttcaattgtgttggaaatttaAGTCTTGATGATGTTCCTATACTTAAGAGGACTAAATCTTATGTAGAAGCTATTTCaacactagttctgaaacttgaaaataaatttatccgtactcatcctaccttgcaaagattgttttttgagctacccgttataaagaatcccaaggctaaaaagttggccactcttgttcttatgaatgaatttgtctacataatacgggaagctcgggaaatctttgatttttatggtatgaatcgtgaaaaacctgtgatagatgaaattctttacaatagtgattatgctttaagacatttgcttggggataatcaAATCTTTGATGATAATCTTAAAAAGAAGTCCCtgttttagatataatccaacaagtttttaatgatgttaatcaacattaTTCTTGGATTGTTGCCGGGAATCAAAAGGGTTATAATGATAAGCAACTTGATAAAGCTAAAGCTTCCATGGATAATATATTTTATGTTGTCTTTGCAAAACCTCTTGACAAAAACACCTCCAAGGAAAATTGAAACAAAGATGACAAGACTTAGATcctttgcattatgcctagctaggggcgtaaaacgacagtgcttgttgggaggcaacccaatggaTAAAATTATCTTTTTCTTTctggtcttgagtgtttgcacaattatgctactgttatgattgtgttttaaacttttaattagtgtttttgccaagcaaagcctttcggatcatgttgggtgatagttgctttgatcttgttgaaaaatagaaactttgtgTGCCAGTCACATAATtattaaaaatcacagaagcatgataaaattctgaattttttacacaagatttacATACAAATTTCACATGTTttcctaaattttcagaattgttggagttacataagtattctaaatatccagattgctacaaacttttctgtttttgacacattctgttttctttgcgttttgtgcttgttttgatgattctatgattttctttgaagagtttttgccatagaaaagttggaatatagtagatataatgcaaaaataaaatatgaatgggtttgcaacagtacttatagcagtgatttgctttcttatacgaccggatctca
The Aegilops tauschii subsp. strangulata cultivar AL8/78 chromosome 3, Aet v6.0, whole genome shotgun sequence genome window above contains:
- the LOC120975938 gene encoding uncharacterized protein; this encodes MEGPAAAAPPPATPAPPASPTPAPAPAPAHPTVADVVAATHVGAKRRRAGLAPPPAASLAPAPATVTAPAPAPATKKSRPKAASHGPRGAASKVAGSSPAVTKPRKKPAQRNKPAAPPAAVAEPPPAAHEVFEEMATPSSFMDLLQNAEVDLGAPPLDPFRVGDDLEEKEEDEEDEGDDEEEVAEIGEEAFTAASRPHARSTNYTEPEDVLLVRAWAAVGMDATTGTDQTGKRYWQRIEDVYCRIKPKNSGFIHRTFRSLQGRWELIKPACARWSAAMDQVRDAPPSGTVESDYETIAGMRYKEMAASKGKPFPFKHVWSILQTFDKWKLRDQETAPKESAMLRMDDSEDEEERNLGKPEGTKKGKLRVKMEEEASSLREKMDHMMKAREELTTKTLETKLLITEKKKEVKLAQVEAKREEAKRTAELEERMIKLKEAKVWKELMVEEKEHIMMSKKDMDQDQLQWWKDTKEDIAERKRMFRVASSTF